A window of the Blastopirellula sediminis genome harbors these coding sequences:
- a CDS encoding SET domain-containing protein: protein MDDLFQVGDTPYGKGLFAARAFPKRHLIAMVTGEVIDDEHYSSSYCIDLGDTFSLEPGEPFRYLNHSCEPNCCLVYLEEDEPPAEIWLETIRPIAAGDQLTIDYAWPANAAIPCGCGARRCRGWIVDPAELKQLKSAQDRKTKGLTSQGDPSALPI, encoded by the coding sequence TTGGACGATCTGTTTCAGGTAGGCGACACTCCTTATGGAAAGGGTTTGTTCGCCGCTCGCGCTTTTCCGAAGCGCCACTTAATCGCCATGGTCACCGGCGAAGTGATCGACGACGAACATTACTCCAGCAGCTACTGCATTGATCTGGGGGACACGTTCTCGCTCGAACCGGGCGAACCGTTCCGCTACTTGAACCACAGCTGCGAGCCGAACTGCTGCCTGGTCTATCTCGAAGAGGACGAGCCGCCGGCCGAAATCTGGCTCGAAACGATCCGCCCGATCGCCGCCGGCGATCAGCTGACGATTGACTACGCGTGGCCCGCCAATGCGGCAATTCCTTGCGGGTGCGGCGCTCGCCGTTGTCGCGGCTGGATTGTCGACCCGGCCGAGCTGAAACAACTGAAATCCGCGCAAGATCGTAAAACAAAAGGACTTACGAGCCAGGGCGATCCGTCGGCTTTGCCAATCTAG
- the rpsU gene encoding 30S ribosomal protein S21, with amino-acid sequence MVKVLVREKESIQEAVRRFGKLVMRSGLKKEMRRRKFYEKPSDLKRRARLRAERRSAKERSLYLD; translated from the coding sequence ATGGTCAAAGTTCTGGTTCGCGAGAAGGAGTCGATTCAAGAAGCTGTTCGTCGCTTCGGTAAACTTGTCATGCGCAGCGGTTTGAAGAAAGAAATGCGCCGTCGCAAGTTTTACGAAAAGCCGAGCGATCTGAAGCGTCGTGCTCGTCTCCGCGCTGAACGTCGTTCCGCCAAAGAACGCTCCCTCTACCTCGACTAG
- a CDS encoding SGNH/GDSL hydrolase family protein, which produces MKRICLILIALAAFASPALAEKFDPARWDAEISKIEARDAKTPPAKEGVVFIGSSSIRMWDLPKYFPDQPVVNHGFGGSHLEDSVHYADRLVTPLKPYAVVVYAGDNDISHGYKPERVRDDFLKFVAKVHETLPETKIIYIAVKPSLSRWNLVDKVRETNRLIAAECEKGDLLTFIDIDEPMLGEDGKPRKELFKNDGLHMTDAGYQIWTKAVQPAIAK; this is translated from the coding sequence GTGAAACGCATTTGTCTGATCTTGATCGCGCTGGCGGCCTTCGCGTCGCCGGCGCTGGCCGAAAAGTTTGACCCGGCTCGCTGGGATGCGGAGATCTCCAAAATTGAAGCTCGCGACGCCAAGACGCCGCCAGCCAAAGAAGGGGTCGTTTTCATCGGCAGCTCCAGCATTCGGATGTGGGATCTGCCGAAGTACTTCCCGGACCAGCCGGTCGTTAACCATGGCTTCGGAGGTTCGCACCTGGAAGACTCGGTTCACTACGCCGATCGACTGGTGACTCCCCTGAAGCCGTATGCCGTGGTCGTCTACGCCGGCGACAACGACATCAGTCATGGCTACAAACCGGAGCGTGTGCGGGACGACTTCCTGAAGTTCGTCGCCAAGGTTCATGAAACCTTGCCCGAAACGAAGATCATCTACATCGCCGTCAAACCAAGTTTGTCGCGGTGGAACCTGGTCGACAAAGTTCGCGAGACGAATCGCCTGATCGCCGCCGAGTGCGAAAAGGGAGACCTGCTCACCTTCATCGACATCGACGAGCCGATGCTCGGCGAAGATGGAAAGCCGCGAAAAGAGTTGTTCAAGAATGACGGCCTGCACATGACCGACGCCGGGTATCAGATCTGGACGAAAGCGGTCCAGCCGGCGATCGCGAAGTAA
- a CDS encoding Gfo/Idh/MocA family protein, with product MTHSVASRRQFLKTSAAAAAGLAVAPAFVPSTAFGANERIVTGHIGLGGQGRGNLGKFIKNAVAICDVDSKHAEQAAKTVKDKAGTECEIYGDYRKILDRKDIDAVVISTPDHWHALPTIEACQAGKDVYCEKPLTLTVVEGRKIVEAARANKRIVQTGSQQRSASNFRKACELVRSGYLGKLQTVLVGIPGPNHPGKPIPDSDPPAELDYDFWLGQAPLRPYNKNRVHYNFRFFWDYSGGQMTNWGAHHIDIAHWGMGMDDSGPISVDGKATFHPEHWHDVTETCRITYVYPNDVTMILGQKEKDIPQGTTFIGEKGQIFVNRGQFKATPGEIGEIKLTDSDVHLYDSSDHHKNFLDCIKSRELPICDAEIGHRTATACHLGNISCRLGRKIAWDAKSETISGDDEAAGMLSRPYRAPWELT from the coding sequence ATGACGCATTCTGTCGCTAGTCGTCGTCAGTTTCTCAAGACCTCGGCTGCTGCGGCGGCCGGCTTGGCTGTCGCTCCTGCTTTTGTTCCTTCGACGGCGTTCGGCGCTAACGAACGGATCGTGACCGGCCATATCGGCCTCGGGGGACAAGGTCGCGGCAACCTCGGCAAGTTCATCAAGAATGCGGTCGCCATCTGCGACGTCGACAGCAAACATGCCGAACAAGCCGCCAAGACCGTCAAAGATAAAGCGGGGACCGAGTGCGAAATCTACGGCGACTACCGTAAGATCCTCGATCGCAAAGATATCGATGCGGTCGTCATCTCGACTCCCGATCACTGGCACGCTCTGCCGACCATCGAAGCTTGCCAGGCGGGTAAAGACGTCTACTGCGAAAAGCCGCTGACCCTGACTGTGGTTGAAGGGCGGAAGATCGTCGAAGCGGCTCGCGCCAACAAACGGATTGTGCAAACCGGTTCGCAGCAGCGTTCGGCCAGCAACTTCCGTAAGGCTTGCGAATTGGTTCGCTCCGGTTACCTCGGCAAGCTGCAGACGGTGCTGGTCGGCATTCCGGGACCGAATCACCCCGGCAAGCCGATTCCCGATTCCGATCCGCCGGCCGAACTCGACTACGACTTCTGGCTCGGTCAGGCTCCGCTACGGCCTTACAACAAGAACCGCGTCCACTACAACTTCCGCTTCTTCTGGGATTACTCGGGCGGTCAGATGACCAACTGGGGCGCCCACCATATCGACATCGCCCACTGGGGGATGGGAATGGACGACAGCGGCCCGATCTCGGTCGACGGCAAAGCGACCTTCCACCCGGAACATTGGCACGACGTCACCGAAACGTGCCGCATCACCTACGTCTATCCGAACGACGTGACGATGATCCTGGGCCAGAAAGAGAAGGACATCCCGCAGGGAACGACTTTCATCGGCGAAAAGGGTCAGATCTTCGTCAATCGCGGCCAGTTCAAAGCGACGCCGGGCGAAATCGGCGAGATCAAGCTGACCGACAGCGACGTCCATCTCTACGACAGCTCGGACCACCACAAGAACTTCCTGGACTGCATCAAGTCGCGTGAACTGCCGATCTGCGATGCGGAAATCGGTCACCGCACCGCGACCGCTTGCCATCTAGGGAACATCTCGTGCCGTCTCGGCCGCAAGATCGCGTGGGACGCCAAGTCCGAAACGATCAGCGGCGACGACGAAGCGGCCGGTATGCTCTCGCGTCCGTATCGCGCTCCGTGGGAGTTGACCTAG
- a CDS encoding AAA domain-containing protein, which yields MAKLHLESLPHGTTSGGVFKLLIEEAGVNNRDIGRIQLQRRTAAVELPADVCGRAQRKLAETAPELTAWVEPDDVETPQIFRQFEKCLKWEAQEQQERIANDPSALRLKGLRLQDQWSALGGRVVCKLTGKNPQAELPMHGLRVGTPIVLLSDSGEDRARGVVTRLTATSVELAIGDLWEGEEDRLAVAISTDDVARGRQERALLKATSASGNRTAELRDVLLELQAPAFAKPDESLASARLNPSQQAAVQLALSARDFAIIHGPPGTGKTITLAEIVQAAVARGEKVLACAPSNLAVDNLVERFWACGIKAVRLGHPARVSESLHDALLESLVREHPDAKLAEKLVSEAKTLFRKADRFTRAKPAPGEKKSLREEARALLDDAARIQQQTLERLLDEAPVVCCTLTGIDDDLLGARTFDLTVIDEACQTTEPACWIPVSRSKRLVIAGDHCQLPPTVVSQKAEAAGFGVSLLERLIARYPKAAQRLERQYRMHNHIMEFSSLEFYDGALEADEAVAGHSLSDLIAADEIWAKPVQFIDTAGADYQEADDDSSSRSNPREAELAVRKVNQLLALEMRPEQIAVITPYAAQVRLLRESLPAGVECDSVDGFQGREQEVVICSLVRSNENGEIGFLADVRRMNVAMTRAKRKLIVIGDSSTIGGNPFYARLLEYVESIDAYHSVWEEVE from the coding sequence ATGGCCAAGCTCCATCTCGAATCGCTTCCTCACGGCACGACCAGCGGCGGCGTCTTCAAGCTGCTGATCGAAGAGGCCGGCGTTAACAATCGCGATATCGGCCGTATTCAATTGCAGCGCCGCACGGCGGCGGTCGAGTTGCCGGCCGACGTTTGCGGTCGAGCCCAGCGAAAACTGGCCGAGACCGCGCCGGAGCTGACCGCTTGGGTCGAACCTGACGATGTCGAGACGCCGCAGATCTTCCGCCAGTTCGAGAAATGCCTGAAGTGGGAAGCCCAAGAGCAGCAAGAGCGGATCGCCAACGATCCCTCCGCCCTGCGGCTGAAGGGACTTCGCCTGCAGGATCAATGGTCGGCCTTAGGTGGACGCGTCGTCTGCAAGCTGACCGGCAAGAATCCGCAGGCCGAACTGCCGATGCACGGTCTGCGCGTCGGCACGCCAATCGTATTGCTTTCCGACAGCGGCGAAGATCGCGCCCGCGGCGTGGTGACGCGACTGACGGCGACTTCGGTTGAACTGGCGATCGGCGACCTGTGGGAAGGGGAAGAAGATCGTCTGGCGGTCGCCATCTCGACCGACGACGTCGCCCGCGGTCGGCAAGAGCGGGCCCTGCTAAAAGCGACGTCGGCCAGCGGAAATCGAACCGCCGAACTGCGTGACGTCCTCTTAGAACTTCAGGCGCCCGCGTTCGCCAAACCGGACGAAAGTCTCGCCTCCGCGCGACTCAATCCATCGCAACAAGCGGCCGTGCAACTCGCTCTCTCGGCCCGCGATTTCGCCATCATTCATGGTCCTCCCGGCACCGGTAAGACAATCACGCTGGCCGAAATCGTTCAGGCCGCCGTTGCCCGCGGCGAAAAGGTATTGGCCTGTGCGCCGAGCAACCTGGCGGTCGACAACCTGGTTGAGCGATTCTGGGCCTGCGGTATCAAAGCGGTTCGCTTAGGACATCCGGCGCGGGTGAGCGAGTCGCTGCATGACGCGCTGCTCGAATCGCTGGTTCGCGAACATCCCGACGCCAAGCTGGCCGAAAAACTGGTCAGCGAGGCGAAGACGCTCTTCCGCAAAGCCGATCGCTTCACCCGTGCGAAACCGGCGCCGGGCGAAAAGAAGTCATTGCGGGAAGAAGCCCGGGCGCTGCTTGACGACGCCGCGCGGATTCAACAACAGACTCTAGAACGTTTGCTCGACGAAGCGCCGGTCGTCTGCTGCACGCTGACCGGCATCGATGACGACTTGCTCGGCGCTCGCACTTTCGATCTGACGGTCATCGACGAAGCATGTCAAACGACTGAGCCCGCCTGTTGGATTCCGGTGTCGCGTAGCAAACGGCTGGTGATCGCCGGCGACCATTGCCAGTTGCCGCCGACGGTCGTTTCGCAAAAGGCCGAAGCGGCCGGCTTTGGCGTCAGTCTGCTGGAGCGACTGATCGCTCGCTATCCGAAAGCGGCGCAGCGGCTCGAGCGGCAATACCGGATGCACAACCACATCATGGAGTTCAGCTCGCTCGAGTTTTACGACGGCGCCCTGGAAGCGGACGAAGCGGTCGCCGGGCATAGCTTGAGCGATTTGATCGCCGCCGACGAGATCTGGGCCAAGCCGGTGCAGTTCATCGACACCGCCGGAGCCGACTATCAAGAGGCGGATGACGACTCGTCAAGTCGCTCCAATCCGCGCGAAGCGGAACTGGCGGTCCGCAAAGTGAATCAGCTTCTCGCGCTGGAGATGCGGCCGGAACAGATCGCCGTGATTACTCCCTACGCGGCGCAAGTTCGCTTGCTGCGCGAGAGCCTGCCGGCCGGCGTCGAATGCGATTCGGTCGACGGGTTCCAGGGACGTGAGCAGGAAGTGGTGATCTGCTCGCTCGTCCGCTCGAACGAAAACGGCGAAATTGGCTTTTTGGCGGACGTTCGCCGGATGAATGTCGCGATGACACGGGCCAAGCGGAAACTGATCGTGATCGGCGACAGTTCCACAATCGGGGGGAACCCGTTCTATGCCCGGCTGCTCGAATATGTAGAATCAATCGACGCGTACCACTCGGTCTGGGAGGAAGTGGAGTAG
- a CDS encoding alpha/beta fold hydrolase — translation MAAVDEYFDSDGVKIRYVEQGYGEPVVLLHGFTRNIEHGWINYKLFDHLSELYRVIAMDARGHGKSDKPHGDVYGKQMYGDVVRLLDHLKIESANLVGYSMGGRMALNTTIHFPERVRSTLLLAAGAGRPGDAVELWEDLQDSLTSHGQLHPLMKVLWSSRNPPSERQLAAMNANLMEGNDPLALAAVARGYWELGVTAEQVAAIQTPLQVVIGEEDAAARLDADRLCDDSSHATRVDVSGADHFTLLLKPQLGNYIVDFLQQVG, via the coding sequence ATGGCTGCCGTTGATGAGTACTTTGATAGCGACGGCGTGAAGATTCGGTACGTCGAGCAAGGGTACGGTGAACCGGTCGTGCTGTTGCATGGCTTCACGCGGAATATCGAACATGGCTGGATCAACTACAAGCTGTTCGACCACCTGAGCGAACTTTATCGCGTCATCGCGATGGATGCCCGCGGGCACGGCAAGAGCGACAAACCGCATGGCGACGTTTACGGCAAGCAGATGTACGGCGACGTCGTGCGCCTGCTCGACCACCTGAAGATCGAATCGGCCAACCTGGTCGGCTATTCGATGGGAGGCCGGATGGCCCTCAATACGACGATCCATTTTCCGGAGCGCGTTCGTTCGACGCTGCTCTTGGCCGCCGGCGCTGGTCGGCCGGGCGACGCGGTCGAGTTGTGGGAAGACCTCCAAGATTCGCTCACTAGCCATGGCCAGCTTCACCCGCTGATGAAAGTTCTCTGGTCGAGCCGCAATCCTCCCAGCGAACGTCAGTTGGCGGCGATGAACGCCAACTTGATGGAAGGGAACGATCCGCTGGCCTTGGCCGCCGTCGCGCGCGGTTATTGGGAACTGGGCGTCACCGCCGAACAAGTCGCCGCCATCCAAACGCCGCTGCAAGTGGTGATCGGAGAAGAAGACGCCGCGGCGCGACTCGACGCCGATCGGCTGTGCGACGACTCATCCCACGCCACTCGCGTAGATGTCTCCGGCGCCGACCACTTTACGCTACTGTTGAAGCCGCAGTTGGGGAACTACATCGTCGACTTCCTCCAACAGGTTGGGTAA
- a CDS encoding MFS transporter — translation MSTVAKLESKPPQQEGIIKPAEAKSESTHAAKPDWVVRAIPFFYGWMILPISMVAQFATSPGQTYGVSLFNTHFSRDLALSPLDVSFAYMWGTIIASLPMSLIGGIADRFGLRSSMTIVVLIFGGSCLFMSQVSGVWTLFLGFLLIRMFGQGALTLLATTSVDMWFRQRLGFAVGIRNLSMPIALALFPLMSESLIENIGWRMTYVVLGIGVCGLMLPLLFVFFRNKPEDIGQLPDGVKSLPAEPGDLDQKPVDPDLHLPQFTMGEALLTRSYWILVALMSCWAMIATALTFVMVRFLESRGLSEDEAPVIFLCTALTMAICQFIGGWLADHVRLHWLMAAGAVGLAMSVICYANINSVYGAALFGLVFGAAQGVAVSGASSAWARYFGRAHLGKIKGSSMTWIVAGSAAGPYLLNLGAANLGGYEPVLWLFTAIFASLAVACMFCTPPRVKYPQPEF, via the coding sequence ATGTCCACCGTCGCCAAGTTGGAGTCGAAGCCGCCGCAGCAGGAAGGGATTATTAAGCCCGCCGAAGCGAAGTCGGAGTCGACCCACGCAGCGAAACCGGATTGGGTGGTCCGTGCGATTCCCTTCTTCTACGGCTGGATGATCCTGCCGATCTCGATGGTCGCCCAATTCGCGACCAGTCCGGGTCAAACCTACGGCGTTTCGCTGTTCAATACCCATTTCTCACGCGACTTGGCGCTGAGCCCGCTCGACGTGTCGTTCGCCTACATGTGGGGAACGATCATCGCGTCGCTGCCGATGTCGCTGATCGGCGGAATTGCGGACCGATTTGGACTGCGGAGCTCGATGACCATCGTGGTGTTGATCTTCGGCGGCTCCTGTTTGTTCATGTCGCAAGTGAGCGGCGTTTGGACGCTGTTTCTCGGCTTCCTGCTGATTCGGATGTTCGGCCAAGGGGCGCTGACCCTGTTGGCGACTACCTCGGTCGACATGTGGTTTCGCCAGCGACTTGGTTTTGCCGTCGGAATTCGAAATCTGTCAATGCCGATCGCGCTCGCCCTCTTCCCGCTGATGTCCGAATCGCTGATCGAGAACATCGGTTGGCGGATGACCTACGTCGTGCTTGGCATCGGCGTCTGCGGCTTGATGCTGCCGTTGCTCTTCGTCTTCTTTCGCAACAAGCCGGAAGATATCGGTCAGTTGCCGGACGGGGTGAAGAGCTTGCCGGCCGAGCCGGGGGATCTCGACCAGAAACCGGTCGACCCTGATTTGCATTTGCCGCAGTTCACCATGGGGGAAGCGCTGCTGACCCGGTCGTATTGGATTCTGGTGGCGCTGATGTCGTGCTGGGCGATGATCGCGACCGCGCTTACCTTTGTGATGGTCCGCTTCCTGGAAAGCCGCGGCCTGAGCGAAGACGAGGCGCCGGTCATCTTCCTCTGCACCGCTTTGACGATGGCGATTTGCCAATTCATCGGCGGATGGCTGGCCGACCATGTCCGGCTGCACTGGCTGATGGCGGCCGGAGCGGTGGGGCTGGCGATGAGCGTGATTTGCTACGCCAACATCAATTCGGTCTATGGCGCCGCCTTGTTCGGACTGGTCTTTGGCGCGGCCCAGGGAGTCGCCGTCTCAGGCGCCAGCAGCGCGTGGGCCCGGTATTTCGGTCGAGCCCATCTCGGTAAGATTAAGGGAAGCTCGATGACGTGGATCGTCGCCGGTAGCGCCGCGGGCCCCTATTTGTTGAATCTAGGGGCCGCCAATCTCGGCGGTTACGAGCCGGTCTTGTGGCTGTTCACGGCGATCTTCGCGTCGCTCGCGGTCGCGTGCATGTTCTGCACGCCCCCCCGCGTGAAGTATCCCCAGCCTGAGTTCTAA
- a CDS encoding DUF2760 domain-containing protein, with protein MGRLGTAISLFFKVLFNRETAEKAQAVLLLPPASEAPAKEAKPEPPKPAAPPKPEVPPGVDALVLLAALQREARFLDLFQEDLSSFADAQIGAAVRDVHRDTKATLDRIFGIERLRGEEEGTKIAIPAGFNSLELRLVGSVGATPPESARLVHAGWKATKCELPKWNGEPEAAKILAPAEAEV; from the coding sequence ATGGGCCGTCTGGGTACTGCAATAAGTCTGTTCTTTAAGGTCTTGTTCAATCGCGAAACGGCGGAAAAGGCACAGGCCGTCTTGCTGCTGCCGCCGGCGAGCGAAGCTCCCGCGAAAGAAGCCAAGCCAGAGCCCCCCAAGCCAGCGGCGCCTCCGAAGCCGGAAGTTCCGCCAGGCGTCGATGCGCTGGTGCTGCTCGCAGCGCTGCAGCGCGAAGCGCGGTTCCTCGATTTGTTCCAGGAAGACCTCAGCAGCTTTGCAGACGCGCAAATCGGCGCCGCGGTTCGCGACGTTCATCGCGATACCAAAGCGACGCTCGATCGGATCTTCGGCATCGAGCGGCTCCGGGGCGAAGAGGAAGGAACCAAGATCGCGATTCCGGCCGGCTTTAACTCGCTCGAACTGCGCCTGGTCGGCTCGGTTGGGGCGACGCCTCCGGAAAGCGCCCGCCTGGTCCATGCCGGCTGGAAGGCGACCAAGTGCGAATTGCCCAAATGGAATGGCGAACCGGAAGCGGCGAAGATTCTTGCCCCGGCGGAAGCCGAGGTTTAA
- a CDS encoding Hsp70 family protein — protein MPANFVVGIDLGTTNSVVAYAALDTEQAEVELLELPQLIATSTVDKRHSLPSFCYLGGDAEKSQHALDLPWAADRDFAVGEIARRQSADAPDRTVGGAKSWLSHHKVDRQAPILPWNAPNGLPQISPVEATRRYLEHLVAAWNEKFPESPLAEQTVVLTVPASFDASARELTREAAKGAGLPETLVLLEEPQAAVYAWLNHWGDKWRKQLKVNDRLLICDVGGGTTDLTLVEVDEEGGELSLRRVAVGNHLLVGGDNMDLALAFDVSTLFADKGVNLDPWQSISLWHSCRAAKETLLQDENAAAQPISVLGRGSKLIGGTVTVDVPRDRALALLLDGFFPKCGADAHPQRGHASGFQELGLPYESDPAITRHLAAFLQAHREEGKAPVTHVLFNGGVFKSDAFQDRLMEVLADWSSEAPQRLAGPHDLDYAVARGATYYGWAKKHGGIRIRGGTARAYYIGVERAGLAIPGAPRPLNLVNVVPIGMEEGTSIHVPSQEVGLVVGETAKFRFFSSPIRKDDQPGLALSRWDEEEISETDPLETLLPKDDAIQESYVPVNFESKITELGQLELWCVSPRTGGRWKLEFNVREDD, from the coding sequence ATGCCTGCCAACTTCGTCGTCGGGATTGACCTCGGCACGACCAACAGCGTCGTCGCTTACGCCGCGCTCGATACCGAGCAGGCCGAAGTCGAATTGCTCGAACTGCCGCAACTGATCGCCACTAGCACCGTCGATAAACGTCACTCGCTCCCGTCGTTCTGCTACCTGGGGGGAGACGCCGAGAAGTCGCAGCACGCGCTCGATCTTCCCTGGGCGGCGGACCGCGACTTCGCGGTCGGCGAAATTGCGCGTCGTCAATCGGCCGACGCTCCCGATCGAACCGTCGGCGGCGCCAAGAGCTGGCTCTCCCATCACAAGGTCGATCGCCAGGCGCCGATCTTGCCCTGGAACGCACCCAATGGCCTGCCGCAGATTTCGCCGGTCGAAGCGACCCGGCGTTATCTCGAACACCTGGTCGCCGCCTGGAACGAGAAGTTCCCCGAGTCGCCGCTCGCTGAACAGACCGTCGTGCTGACGGTTCCGGCGTCGTTTGACGCCAGCGCTCGCGAGTTGACCCGCGAAGCGGCCAAAGGCGCCGGTCTGCCCGAAACGCTGGTGCTGCTCGAAGAACCGCAGGCCGCCGTTTACGCCTGGTTGAATCACTGGGGAGACAAGTGGCGGAAGCAGCTGAAGGTGAACGATCGCCTTTTGATCTGCGACGTCGGCGGCGGTACGACCGACTTGACGCTGGTCGAAGTCGATGAAGAGGGGGGCGAACTATCGCTCCGCCGCGTCGCGGTCGGCAATCACTTGCTGGTCGGCGGCGACAACATGGACCTCGCCCTGGCGTTCGACGTCTCGACGTTGTTCGCCGATAAAGGGGTGAACCTCGATCCGTGGCAGTCGATCTCGCTCTGGCACTCGTGCCGCGCGGCGAAAGAGACGCTGCTGCAAGACGAAAACGCCGCGGCGCAGCCGATCTCGGTTCTCGGCCGCGGCAGCAAATTGATCGGCGGTACCGTGACCGTCGACGTTCCCCGCGATCGTGCGCTGGCGCTGTTGCTCGACGGCTTCTTCCCGAAGTGCGGCGCTGACGCGCATCCGCAGCGCGGGCACGCTTCCGGTTTCCAGGAACTGGGCCTGCCGTACGAATCGGACCCGGCGATCACGCGTCACCTGGCGGCGTTTCTGCAGGCACATCGCGAAGAAGGAAAAGCTCCGGTCACGCATGTCTTGTTCAACGGCGGCGTTTTCAAGAGCGATGCGTTCCAGGATCGCTTGATGGAAGTGCTGGCCGATTGGTCGAGCGAAGCGCCGCAGCGGTTGGCTGGCCCGCACGACTTGGATTACGCCGTCGCCCGCGGCGCCACTTACTATGGCTGGGCGAAGAAGCATGGCGGGATTCGGATCCGCGGCGGTACGGCTCGCGCTTACTACATCGGCGTCGAACGAGCCGGCCTGGCGATCCCCGGCGCCCCGCGACCGCTGAATTTGGTCAACGTGGTGCCGATCGGGATGGAAGAAGGGACGTCGATCCATGTTCCTTCGCAAGAGGTTGGACTGGTCGTAGGCGAGACCGCCAAGTTCCGCTTCTTCTCTTCGCCGATCCGCAAGGATGATCAGCCTGGACTCGCGCTCAGCCGCTGGGATGAAGAAGAGATCTCCGAAACCGATCCGCTGGAGACGCTGTTGCCGAAAGACGACGCGATTCAGGAATCGTACGTGCCGGTCAACTTCGAATCGAAGATCACGGAACTGGGGCAGCTCGAGCTGTGGTGCGTCAGTCCGCGAACCGGGGGACGCTGGAAACTGGAGTTCAACGTTCGCGAAGACGATTAG